The genomic window CGGTCACGCCCTCGACTCGTCGACACCCGGCGAATGTTTCTTGGAAGGAGAGACGATCAAGAAGGAGTTCTCTTTTTCTGTCAATGGAGATACAGTGAAAAGCCGATGGAAACACAGCGAAGGGCGCCCGTCGGGGAAGGGTGTCGATCCCTCATCTGGAATTTACTGCTCGAGGAGAAATATCTACTTGCACGATGAGAGATTTTGAGGTATAACCTCATCAATGATACGTAGAGAAGGAGTGAGTATGGGGACAAGAGGAGAACTCTTTTCATCAAAGGTATTCGCAGGCAAGAGGACCTACTTCTTCAATGTGAAAGAGAACCGGTATGGAGAACTCTTCCTCGCAATCGTGGAGAGCAGAAAGGATGAGCTGGGGGAAGGGTTTGAGAGGGATCAGGTGGTGGTCTACAGGGAAGATCTCTACCGTTTCCTCAACGGCCTAAGGGAAGCGCTCAAGGAGATCGAGCGGCTCGAACAAGAAAGGTCCGACGATGAATTGGGCAGCTTCCGATTGTGAGAATCCGTTCCCTGTGAAGCCGGGTGGGGTAACCTTTGTGCTGTGAAAAGGTGTATTCCGGCAAAAACCTATGATAGATCTTCATCCATTCGTCCCGGAACACTTTGGCCACGATCGACGCGGCCATGACCTCAGGTACGAACGAGTCTGCTTTTACTACCGCCCGTGCATGCGTGATGGACGGGGGGGCGTGCCTCCCGTCTATCACTACTTCGGTGGGAACGAGGGACGGCGATAGCTTCTGTATCAACATTTCGTAGGCCCGTTCCATCGCCTTGAGCGTGGCGTTGTGGATGTTGAAACGATCGACTTCGTGCGGCCACGCCCATCCCACCCCGACGGCTGCCGCCGCTTCCAGTATGAGAGGAAAGAGACGCTCCCTCTCTTCAGGGGAGAGTTTTTTTGAGTCCTTGAGCCCGGGCAGGGAGGTTCCAGGCGTGAGAACCACCGCTGCAGCCACCACCGGGCCGGCGAGAGGGCCTCTGCCTACCTCGTCGATGCCGCATACCGTATCCATGGGGTGAGTCCCATCTTACCAGGGGTTCCTATCCCCTTGCAAG from Spirochaeta thermophila DSM 6192 includes these protein-coding regions:
- a CDS encoding ribonuclease HII, yielding MDTVCGIDEVGRGPLAGPVVAAAVVLTPGTSLPGLKDSKKLSPEERERLFPLILEAAAAVGVGWAWPHEVDRFNIHNATLKAMERAYEMLIQKLSPSLVPTEVVIDGRHAPPSITHARAVVKADSFVPEVMAASIVAKVFRDEWMKIYHRFLPEYTFSQHKGYPTRLHRERILTIGSCPIHRRTFLVRAARSP
- a CDS encoding DUF3276 family protein, which codes for MGTRGELFSSKVFAGKRTYFFNVKENRYGELFLAIVESRKDELGEGFERDQVVVYREDLYRFLNGLREALKEIERLEQERSDDELGSFRL